The Deltaproteobacteria bacterium region AAAGCATGCTCCTAAGATCATCGCGTGTTCCCTTCTCTCTCCCTGAACTTGAGTTTCTCCCCACGACACGCGCCTATCTCAGCAGAACCCGCGAAATCATGAAAGATTCAGACCTTTACAGGGATGGCCCCTGCCGCCCACCCTCAGTTTGTCGAAGGGCGGACGGCGCATTTCTCCGTAGTCTCTCAAAGCGGCGCAGCCCTCGTCACAACCTTACTGGCTGTGACACTGCTCACGATTGCCGTAGTCGAATTCGCGTATTCTAGCCAGGTGGACTACCACCTCGCTCACAATGCACTCAAAGCGTTACAAGCCAACTACCTGGCTCGGTCCGGGGTGAACCTTGCCATGCTGGTGCTCAAACGCGATGGCCAGTCGGCCTCCGGTATCGACTCTCTCCGAGACGAATGGGCTTATCCATTGCCTCCGCTTCCAGCCGGTGAGGGCATGGTGATGATCCGTGTGAGTGACGAGCAAGGAAAAGTGAACTTGAATGCGCTTCGCAACAGCAACGGGACGATCAACCGTACATGGCGCGATGTTGCCGAACGTTTATTCGCTCTTCGAGAGATTGAACCGGGGGTGCTTGATCCGTTGTTGGATTGGTTGGATGTCGATGATTTCCCCGAACCGCGTGGTGCTGAACGAGATCATTATTCACGACTCACGCCGCCGTATGTGCCAGCGAATGGCCTCTTGTTAACCTTAGGCGAGTTAGGCCGGATCGAGGGGTTTTCGGCAGCTATGCGTACTCGCCTTGCAGAAGTGATCACGGTTCTTCCTGGGAACAACACCTTGGTGAACGTGAACACAGCTCCCGGAGAAGTCCTGGCGGCGTTGTTTCCCATGGTCGATCGTCAAACGCTCGAAACATTTCTGGTCTCGCGCATCGTGGTACCTGTTCGTGGAGTAAACGAATTGCGCGAGCGTCTGGGGTTTGACCCAAAGGTGCAAACTGATGCGTTTCGGTTGGTGTCGGTGCGGAGTGAGTTCTTTGCGGTTACGGCCCTGGCCTCTGTTGATCCGGTGAGTCAAGCACTGTCTGTTATTGTTCAACGGCGAGCAGCAACCGTGACTCCCATGACCTGGCAAACGGCATTGCCGCTACGGGGACAAGGATAGGTCATGGCACGACGTATCTTGGCACTGGACCTGGGGTCTCACTCCCTCAAAGCGGCGTTGATCGAAAGCTCTTTGCGTCGTTGTCGTGTGACTGGACTCTTTCAGCAGTTGCGGGTGTCAGAGCGGCCGTTAGCTGAGCAATTGCGAGATTTTTGCGCGACCTATCAATTGCCGCAGATACGGTCTTGTCGTGTCTTCCGGGCAACACCGCCTCTCACCGCCTGTTAACTCTACCGTTTACTCAACCGCATCAGATCAACCAAGCGGTGCCGTTTGAACTGGAGAGTCAGATTCCTTTTGGGTTGGACGATGTGGTGGTCGCAGGCCAGTCTCTCCAGCGCATCGAGAATGGCACACGAACACTGGCGGTGGCAGTAGTAAAAAACACGATTGCGGAACATGTCGATGTCCTCACCGCTGCAGGTCTAGACCCTGCACAGATTGCGCTTGGCCCTCTCGCGCCATTGGCGTTGTTGCCGCTTGCTGACGTGGATAAGCATGGCCTTACTGCCCTGCTGGATATTGGTGAAAATTCCACCTCTGTCGTTCTGCTCCAGGAAGGAACCCTCATAGGCTTGCGCACATTTACGATTGGTTTGAGTCGTCCTGGTGGGTTCGCTGCTTTTCTCCAGGAACTGGGCTGGACCTTGCTCGCGTTAATCCCAGAGGATTCTTCACTTCCTGAGAAGATTTTCCTGTGTGGTGGCGGGGCCTATTCTCCTGAGTTGTCCGAAGAAATTCAGCACGCGTTAGCTGTGGAGATCGTCCCCTTGCAATCCCTTGCGATCCCTGCCATTCCCGAGTCCCAACGGCCGGATCAGGCAGTGTATGCCACGTGCCTTGGTATGGGACTCCACGAAGCGTTGCGTGGAACGACACCGATGGTGAACCTTCGCCAAGGAGAATTTGTTCCGCAACGACATAGCGAAAAATTTCGCAGAGAATCTCGCCATCTCGCGTGGCTCGCGGCTGGAGTAGCCGCGGCAGCAGGGCTGGCCTTGATGCTGGATATTTATCGCCTCACCCTGCGATATCAAACCCTGCGCCAAGAAACCCGGCGCGTGTTTGTGGCTACACTCCCCGATACCCAGACGATAGTGAATGAGAAAGCTCAACTTGCAGATGCAGTGGAGACACTACAAAAACGCCAGCGCCTCCTGCGCGGAGCGTCAACTGGATCCCCCCTCGATGTGTTGCGCCACCTGAGCGCGGTTGTCCCTGAACAGGTCGCGCTCGACCTCGACACCTGGACCTTTGATGAAGATGCCATCCGTCTCCAAGGAACGACCAGTTCATTTGAATCGGCTGAGGCGATCAAAACTGCGGTGATGAGTCTTGGGCTCTTTCGTGACGCGCAACTCAAAGACGTGAAAACTATTGCCGGCAGCCAGAAAGTTGCGTTCGGGTTACAGCTGTTTTTCCAGAAAGATGAGCGACAAGAAACAAAGCGAGACGCGACCGGGCGTGAGCAACAAGCCGAAGTCGAGCCTCTGAACCTCGGAACTCGACGGAGGGAAGGATGAAAAACTGGCTGACTCTCGCGTTGACGTCCCTGCGAGAACGAGTCAAACTCCCAGATCAGCTCAGGAGTGTTGTTGTTGACGCGACGGCTGGATTTGCTGCACGTCTTTCGCCGCGGGAACGCTGGCTCGTCGTGTTTGCGGGGATTGCACTCGTCGGTATTTGTTTTTCACTGTTTGTTGTTGCTCCCCTACTGGATGCTCGTGAACGCCTGCAAGCGAAAGTTGTAGCCAAGGAACGCGAGCTGAGTGAAGTGGCAACGTTGGACCAAAGCTATGAAGCGTTACGACATGAGCTGGAAGTCGTCGGATCTGCCAATGGTTCGACACTGTCACCGTTTGCATTTCTCGAAGGGCTGACCACGAGTACACTCGGACGGGAGAAATTGGCAGCAATCAACCCGATTGGACATGAAGACCGTGGCGGTCTGGCACGTGAGACGATTGAACTGAAGTTGAGCGGTGTCTCCCTGCAGGAACTCGTCGATTTGCTGTACAAGATCGATGTCACTGGTACGACGCTACGTTGTACGAACCTGGCGATCAAGAAACGTTATAAGGATCCATATACTTTCGATGTCACTCTTACAGCCATCGCCCTCAATACTCGATAATGACGCTCCCCTCTCCGAGGTGACTGCCACCACATTGAGTCCAGTGTGGCGTCGGTGGACACGTTTGTCGTCTGCGCGAATGGGGTGGGGGGTATACACACTGCTCTGTTTCGCGGTTTTTCTCTTTTTAACTTTTCCTGTTGACGTTGTGTTACAGCGAGTGATCTCCTCTGTGACGCGTGGGACTCCGGTACACATCCATTATTCGCAGGGAGAACTGACGTGGTATGGCGCAGCTCTCGTACGTGACGTGAGGGTTGAGCAAAGAGGGGCGAGTCTTCCTCCTCTGCGAGTATCACGTTTGCTGGTTCATCCTTCCTGGCTTGGCTTGCTTTGGGGAAGCCCATTTCCCCTGGCGTTCCAAGCTGACCTCTACGGTGGGACGATCAACGGAACTGCTGAACACAGCCCGAACGGGGTGAAGACGACGTTGACTGCCCGACGGATGAATCTCGCGTTACTGCCAATACCAGGGGCGGAAAAATCTGGCGGGCTCAAAGGCATCCTAACTGGGAGTGGCGAGGTGAGTGGTGATTTCTCGCAGATATTCTCTTTACAAGGAGCACTGGAGCTGAATGTCTCAGAGGGGTCACTGCAGCCAGGGGCACTCGGACAACTGCCAGTTCCGCCGCTGCAATCTGTTCGTGGTAATTTGCGCGCAAACCTCCGTGATGGAAGAGTGAACATTACTGATGTCACTCTCATGGCGGATGGTATCGAAGCCCGTGCGCAAGGTGCACTGGTTCTGAGCACTCCACTTCCGCGTAGTGGTCTTGATTTACAACTGACAACCAAGGTTGTTGGTCCTGCCCCACCAGCGCTTACGGCGCTCGTGTCTCTCCTGCCGATCTCGCCTAACACCCCAGGAGAACGGCGAGCGACAATTAGTGGGTCACTGGCTGCTCCGGTGATGCGGTAACAGCTCAACGAATCCAGCTCATAGGTTCCATATCGAAACGCCATTCCCTTCTCTTGCCCCTTTTGTCAGAATGCTGAGCAGACTCAGGAGTAGAGACACGGATGCCGCATATCATTGGCACAGCGGGACATATCGATCACGGCAAGACGTCGCTGATTAAAGCGCTGACCGGACAAGAAACCGACCGGCTCAAAGAGGAGCAGGAGCGCGGCATTTCGATCGATCTCGGATTTGCGTACATGGATTTGCCGGATGGCGAGCGTGCTGGCATCGTCGATGTCCCAGGGCACGAGCGCTTTATCCGCAACATGCTGGCTGGCGCTCATGGTATCGACCTTGTCCTCTTTACCATTGCGGCTGATGACGGTGTAATGCCGCAGAGTGAAGAACATCTAGACTTTCTTCACCTCCTAGGCGTGAAAAAAGGCATTTGCGTCATCACTAAAGCTGACCTCGCCGATGCCAAGCGCTTAGCGGAGGTTCAGGAAGAAATCGAAATTCTTACGGTCGATACCACGCTCGAAGGATCGCCGATTGTTCCGGTTTCATCGGTGACCGGACTCGGGCTCGATCGTTTGCGTCAGGAGATCGCGACGCAGTTGCAAGCGTATGAGCGGCCACCATTGCCGGGCTATTTTCGTCTGCCGGTGGATCGAGCTTTTGTGGTTAAGGGCCACGGCGTGGTGATCACTGGCACTGCGGTGGCTGGAACGATTGGTGAGGGAGAAACGATTCGAGTTCTACCTGGGGCTGATGAGTCACGTGTGCGTTCTGTGCAAGTGCATGGACAGTCAGTGTCACAAGCGAAATGGGGACAACGGGTTGCCCTCAATCTCGCTGGACTAGAGAAAAGTGCGCTTGCTCGCGGTCATGTCATTTGCCATCCTAAGCTGACATTGACCACCGACCGTTTCGATGCCTTTGTGGAAATCCGCCCCGGTGCAGGTCGCGACATCGAGAACCACGAACGGGTGCGGGTGCATATCGGCACAGCGGAAGTGATCGGCAAGGTCATTATTCTCGATGGGCGTGAGATCCTCCCTCCACGTTCTAATGGATATTGTCAGATCGTTCTGGAAGAACCAGTGGTGGCATTGCGCGGCGATCGCTTTATTCTGCGTAATCAAACCGCTCAAGGAACGCTGGGTGGCGGTGAAGTGATTTTGCCCTTCGCGCAACGCCATCGTCGTTCAGAAGAAGGCATTGTTGAGCGGCTGACGTTTCTTCGCACTGCTGAGTTGCTACCTGCGTGTCGCGCTTATATCGAGGCGCAGAGCGCGTTTGCGCTTCCACTTGAAGAAGTCTATCAAGGTGTGAATGCGCGCGAAGAAGAAGTTGCTTCTTTACTTGGCAAAGATCCTGAGATCTTGCTCTTTCCTGATAAAGCGCATCCAGAAGCGTATGGGGTGCAGGCCAAATGGAAACGGCTCGTTGCGGAAGTGGCGAAAACCTTAGCTGCATTCCATGAAGCGACACCGCTAGCGCGTGGGATGGAGATGGAATCGTTGCGGAGTCAGTTGTCGTTTTCTTTCACCCCCAAGATTTTTCGTGCAGTGGTAGACAAGCTCGTCGCCGAGAAAGTCGTGGTTCGCGAGGACAGCCTCTTACGTTTACCTACACATAGTGTGAAACTCAGCGGAGGTGAGCAGGAATCTGCCGCACGTGTCGAGCAGCTCTTGCAAGAAGGTGGACTGACGCCACCAGAACTAAAAGAACTCGAAGAAAAATTAAAGATGCAACGCAAGCCACTGGTCGAACTCCTCGGCGTGTTGGAGTCACGTGGTGCGGTGGTGAAAGTCACAACCGACCTCTACTTCAGTGGCGTAATGTTAGAGAAAGCCAGGACCGCTCTGGTCGATCACCTTACAGCAAAAGCCGAGATTACCGCTGCCGCTTTTCGTGACCTGCTCGGCATCAGCCGTAAGACTGCGATTCCGTTGTTGGAATACTTCGATCGTACCGGCCTCACGTTGCGCGTTGGTGATGTAAGGAAGCTCAGAAAAAAATGAAGAGTGAAGAGTGAAGAGTGAAGAGTGAAGAATTGAGGAAAAATTCCCCTCATTCCTCACTCTTAGTTTTTCATTCTTAATTGTTCCAAAGGAGCTATATGCCAGACCAAACCCCGAGAGATCAACGATCACGTATACGCCTGACCGAAAAAGTGAAGGCTGCTGGGTGAGCAGGAAAACTGGGTCCGGCGGACCTAGCCCTCGTACTTGGTACGCTTCCGCGTAGTCGCCACCCTGATTTGCTCGTCGGAGTCGAAACTTCTGATGATGCCGGCGTGTTTCGTCTGCGTGATGATCTGGCAATCGTGAACACGGTTGATTTCTTTACTCCGGTTGTCGACGACCCGTATACCTATGGTGTGATTTCTGCGACCAACTCACTCAGTGATGTCTACGCAATGGGTGGTGAGCCAAAGACGGCGATGAACATTGTCTGTTTTCCGCAAAGTGGACTGGAGAAAGAGATTTTAGCGGAGATCCTCCGGGGTGGTGGAGATACAGCGACGGAAGCTGGAGTTGCGGTTGTTGGTGGGCATTCCGTTGCTGACGACGAGATCAAATATGGCATGGCGGTCACCGGTGTGATCGACCCCCGCAAGATCATTCGTAACGTTGGTGCCCAAGAAGGTGATGTCATCGTTCTTACCAAACCGCTTGGTACAGGAATTCTTACCACGGCACTGAAAAAAGGCCACTTGAGCGAGGAAGAATACGGCGCTGCGGTGGTATCGATGTCGACCCTCAACGCCAAAGCCGCAGCGGTGATGCGCAAGTATAATGTCCACGCTTGTACCGATGTGACCGGCTTCAGCCTTATGGGTCATAGTTGTGAGATGGCGATGGGCAGCAACCTCACTTTGCGTCTCCAGGCGACTGCGCTACCGGTTCTACCGGGAGCACTGCGATTGTCGTTGGAAGGCTATATCACCGGCGGTTGTAAACGAAATCGGAATTACCTGGCGGATAAAGTACAGGTGGCGACTGCGGTGCCCCAAGATTTGAATGAAGTTGCCTTTGATCCGCAAACTTCTGGCGGATTGCTGATTGCTGTTCCTGCACGCGAGGCATCGGCGTTGACGCGAGAGTTGCTCGATGAAGGAGCATTGGCTGCTGCGGTAATTGGTGAAATCGTCGCGCCGACTGGTGCATGGGTGGAGTTGGTCTAATCCGGTTTCCTCAATCAGGTCACAGAAGACTGGCACCCTCGGGCTGTCACCCTGAGTGCAACGAAGGGTCTCGCAGAGAGATTCTTCGCTCCGCTCAGAATGACGACACTAAAACGTCTAAGGATAAAGTGGACAAATGCTCTCGGGTCCAATTGAGATCGTGATAGCATTGTCCGCTCGCTCTGAGCCTGTCGAAGGGCGGTAGCGGCTGTCAATGATGCCATGCACAGTGAACGGATTGGATCACTGCGCATCTTTCACTGTCAGATCCTCACGCAGCGTGCGTGCCGCGAAAAAATAATGCAGTGACGACCACACACTGCCGGTGAGGACGACAAAGAGGAGCGCATAGCGAATCGACTGTGCTCCATACGTCGGGGCCAAGAGATCACTGAGTATCCCAACGGCTTGCGGTCCCAAACCTAAGCCAATCAGATTGAGAATGAACAACAAGAGAGCCGAAGCCGTCGCACGCATGTGGAGCTTCGCGAGCCCCTGTGTCATTGCCATCGTCGGGCCGATGTACGTCGGACCAAGGATGGCCGCAGGAATACTGAGTAACAACGCCGTTCGCCCTTCTGGCCAGAGATAGAAGATGCACGAGAAAGGAATGCTCAGAATAGTGGCCCACGCTGGGAGCCACATGTACCAACGCATATCTCTTTTCTGTGCTGCCAGCCGATCTCCCAAGGTGCCGCCGAGAAACGTCCCGATGCCAGAAAAGATGCCCGCGATCAACCCCAACCATAATCCCAGCTCAGCAGTGTTCGTCATGCCATGCACGCGCATCATAAAGGCTGGCATAAAGGCAAGGACGCCGTAGCCATACAACGCATGCAATGCCGCTGCGAGCGACAAATGGCGAAACGAGCGCAGTTGCCACATAAACCGTAAGACATCAGCAAAAGAATCTGCTGGGATGGTTGCTGCTCTTTGCAGACCTTCCGAATGGCCACGGGGGGCTCACGGAGGGTCAAGCGGACGATGAGGGCAAGCACCACTCCAGGTAAGCCGACGACAAAGAACGCTGTACGCCAGCCAAAATACTGATTGACCCAGCCACCAGCCAGGTATCCGATCATGATGCCAATCGGAACACCTAGTGAAAAAATGGATAGAGCAGTACCCCGGCGATCAGGAGGAAAGTAGTCTGAAAGCAGCGAGTGCGCCGGAGGAGAACACGCTGCCTCACCAATGCCAACACCAATCCTTGCCAGGGCGAGTTGGGTAAACGACTGTGCGAGCCCCGTGAGCGCCGTCATGCCACTCCAGATCGCGAGTCCGAGGGCCATAATCGTGCGTCGGACTCCTTGATCTGCCCATCGTGCGATGGGAATCCCCGCAAACGTATAAAAAAGTGCGAAGGCAATACCAGTGAGAAAGCCGAGCGCCGTGTCAGACAGTTGCAGGTCGCGCTTGATCGACTCTTAGGTGATTTTGAGAAAAGAAGATACCCAAAGCCGAGCGAGTGAGGTACGATAGCGGAGAGACAGATAACGTAGGGAGAGGTGGAGGGGCTAGGGTGTTCAGGAAA contains the following coding sequences:
- a CDS encoding general secretion pathway protein GspK, which encodes MAPAAHPQFVEGRTAHFSVVSQSGAALVTTLLAVTLLTIAVVEFAYSSQVDYHLAHNALKALQANYLARSGVNLAMLVLKRDGQSASGIDSLRDEWAYPLPPLPAGEGMVMIRVSDEQGKVNLNALRNSNGTINRTWRDVAERLFALREIEPGVLDPLLDWLDVDDFPEPRGAERDHYSRLTPPYVPANGLLLTLGELGRIEGFSAAMRTRLAEVITVLPGNNTLVNVNTAPGEVLAALFPMVDRQTLETFLVSRIVVPVRGVNELRERLGFDPKVQTDAFRLVSVRSEFFAVTALASVDPVSQALSVIVQRRAATVTPMTWQTALPLRGQG
- a CDS encoding type II secretion system protein M, with product MKNWLTLALTSLRERVKLPDQLRSVVVDATAGFAARLSPRERWLVVFAGIALVGICFSLFVVAPLLDARERLQAKVVAKERELSEVATLDQSYEALRHELEVVGSANGSTLSPFAFLEGLTTSTLGREKLAAINPIGHEDRGGLARETIELKLSGVSLQELVDLLYKIDVTGTTLRCTNLAIKKRYKDPYTFDVTLTAIALNTR
- the gspN gene encoding type II secretion system protein GspN — translated: MSLVRRYVVRTWRSRNVIRIHILSMSLLQPSPSILDNDAPLSEVTATTLSPVWRRWTRLSSARMGWGVYTLLCFAVFLFLTFPVDVVLQRVISSVTRGTPVHIHYSQGELTWYGAALVRDVRVEQRGASLPPLRVSRLLVHPSWLGLLWGSPFPLAFQADLYGGTINGTAEHSPNGVKTTLTARRMNLALLPIPGAEKSGGLKGILTGSGEVSGDFSQIFSLQGALELNVSEGSLQPGALGQLPVPPLQSVRGNLRANLRDGRVNITDVTLMADGIEARAQGALVLSTPLPRSGLDLQLTTKVVGPAPPALTALVSLLPISPNTPGERRATISGSLAAPVMR
- the selB gene encoding selenocysteine-specific translation elongation factor encodes the protein MPHIIGTAGHIDHGKTSLIKALTGQETDRLKEEQERGISIDLGFAYMDLPDGERAGIVDVPGHERFIRNMLAGAHGIDLVLFTIAADDGVMPQSEEHLDFLHLLGVKKGICVITKADLADAKRLAEVQEEIEILTVDTTLEGSPIVPVSSVTGLGLDRLRQEIATQLQAYERPPLPGYFRLPVDRAFVVKGHGVVITGTAVAGTIGEGETIRVLPGADESRVRSVQVHGQSVSQAKWGQRVALNLAGLEKSALARGHVICHPKLTLTTDRFDAFVEIRPGAGRDIENHERVRVHIGTAEVIGKVIILDGREILPPRSNGYCQIVLEEPVVALRGDRFILRNQTAQGTLGGGEVILPFAQRHRRSEEGIVERLTFLRTAELLPACRAYIEAQSAFALPLEEVYQGVNAREEEVASLLGKDPEILLFPDKAHPEAYGVQAKWKRLVAEVAKTLAAFHEATPLARGMEMESLRSQLSFSFTPKIFRAVVDKLVAEKVVVREDSLLRLPTHSVKLSGGEQESAARVEQLLQEGGLTPPELKELEEKLKMQRKPLVELLGVLESRGAVVKVTTDLYFSGVMLEKARTALVDHLTAKAEITAAAFRDLLGISRKTAIPLLEYFDRTGLTLRVGDVRKLRKK
- the selD gene encoding selenide, water dikinase SelD, giving the protein MGPADLALVLGTLPRSRHPDLLVGVETSDDAGVFRLRDDLAIVNTVDFFTPVVDDPYTYGVISATNSLSDVYAMGGEPKTAMNIVCFPQSGLEKEILAEILRGGGDTATEAGVAVVGGHSVADDEIKYGMAVTGVIDPRKIIRNVGAQEGDVIVLTKPLGTGILTTALKKGHLSEEEYGAAVVSMSTLNAKAAAVMRKYNVHACTDVTGFSLMGHSCEMAMGSNLTLRLQATALPVLPGALRLSLEGYITGGCKRNRNYLADKVQVATAVPQDLNEVAFDPQTSGGLLIAVPAREASALTRELLDEGALAAAVIGEIVAPTGAWVELV
- a CDS encoding MFS transporter gives rise to the protein MPAFMMRVHGMTNTAELGLWLGLIAGIFSGIGTFLGGTLGDRLAAQKRDMRWYMWLPAWATILSIPFSCIFYLWPEGRTALLLSIPAAILGPTYIGPTMAMTQGLAKLHMRATASALLLFILNLIGLGLGPQAVGILSDLLAPTYGAQSIRYALLFVVLTGSVWSSLHYFFAARTLREDLTVKDAQ
- a CDS encoding MFS transporter; amino-acid sequence: MALGLAIWSGMTALTGLAQSFTQLALARIGVGIGEAACSPPAHSLLSDYFPPDRRGTALSIFSLGVPIGIMIGYLAGGWVNQYFGWRTAFFVVGLPGVVLALIVRLTLREPPVAIRKVCKEQQPSQQILLLMSYGLCGNCARFAICRSQRHCMRCMATASLPLCQPL